The following proteins come from a genomic window of Lolium rigidum isolate FL_2022 chromosome 5, APGP_CSIRO_Lrig_0.1, whole genome shotgun sequence:
- the LOC124653822 gene encoding uncharacterized protein LOC124653822 — protein sequence MSDSEASPSPAAAPLVEAPAGESSPSPAWSEELVPVGEKISELNESQSELLGRLRGLKEDLQSWRNNLDTQVKKYKTEISDIKTALNSEIDQLKSDFQELRTTLKKQQEDVTVSLKNLGLEDATENDGKKGSEDENISEGALTDLGNLKLDDNPEKHDKSSGVEEEKNETPEDSVVDEVTKKESSSDE from the exons ATGTCGGATTCCGAAGCATCCCCGTCGCCTGCGGCTGCACCGCTGGTGGAGGCGCCGGCGGGCGAGAGTTCCCCGTCTCCGGCG TGGAGCGAGGAGCTGGTGCCGGTCGGGGAGAAGATCTCG GAATTAAATGAATCACAGTCAGAGCTTTTGGGCAGACTCCGAGGACTAAAGGAG GATTTGCAGAGTTGGAGAAACAATTTGGACACCCAAGTCAAGAAATACAAAACT GAAATCTCCGATATCAAAACTGCACTCAATAGTGAAATAGATCAGCTAAAATCA GATTTCCAAGAACTGAGGACCACCCTTAAGAAACAACAGGAAGATGTGACGGTTAGCTTGAAGAATTTGGGG CTTGAAGATGCTACTGAAAATGATGGGAAAAAGGGAAGTGAGGATGAGAATATAAGCGAGGGTGCACTAACTGACTTGGGCAACCTAAAA TTGGATGATAATCCAGAAAAACATGACAAAAGCAGTGGTGTTGAAGAGGAAAAGAAT GAGACCCCTGAAGATAGCGTGGTGGACGAAGTTACCAAGAAGGAAAGTTCAAGCGATGAATGA